One Solea senegalensis isolate Sse05_10M linkage group LG3, IFAPA_SoseM_1, whole genome shotgun sequence genomic window carries:
- the optn gene encoding optineurin, translated as MASEGPVMNGDISCSPSQSGTLEETLQQMNILIQENRDLKEALRQTNLTMKERFEGLSVWREKQREERDFLERRLEEARVRIEVLTRHNKDLSRRLEESGGAGEALATSSELEALRAQVARLQAEKNDLVAMNSELRLKADESSDSFIEIIKVSDDGSGGAKEVCSTERSSLDLSMTASRLDNKEVTVSQLIQSLRNETQRGDQLQAELQDFASRIRELEKRKSNKDESIQTTQPDPKEDKAASEVENLKSQMMTLFKELQQAQTKLDEAEGMKKNLQDKCRDVEQDVTTLRAQLVEKQSVQSENDRLKLQLDSMQAQSQLEQKKAGEERNNLAQLKDAYTKLFEDYNEIKEERKKRESQLVNKGVVDDLQARLTAAEEALAAKQNKIDDMKQEIFQKEKELETISVFQAQAEVYSSDFYAERAAREKLHEERERLAAQLEYVKKQNAQMQDEMESLGRQSLNEMKMRHVSLGGNPHGAGASLVGRGTDWQHQGNIPEHACPKCNEILPDLDSLQIHIMDCIN; from the exons ATGGCATCTGAAGGCCCTGTTATGAATGGTGACATATCTTGTTCCCCAAGTCAGTCTGGCACACTGGAGGAAACCCTGCAGCAGATGAACATCCTTATCCAGGAGAACCGCGACCTGAAAG AGGCCCTGCGTCAGACCAACCTGACAATGAAGGAGCGGTTTGAGGGCCTGTCTGTGTGGCGGGAGAAGCAGCGGGAAGAGCGGGACTTCCTGGAGAGAAGGCTGGAGGAAGCTCGTGTACGCATAGAGGTGTTGACCCGCCACAACAAGGACCTGAGCAGGAGGCTTGAGGAGTCTGGAGGTGCAGGAGAAGCTCTA GCAACATCATCAGAGCTGGAGGCCCTGCGTGCTCAGGTCGCTCGGCTGCAGGCAGAAAAGAACGATCTGGTGGCTATGAACTCTGAGTTGCGGCTCAAGGCGGACGAGTCGTCTGACTCGTTCATTGAGATCATCAAGGTGTCG GATGATGGCAGCGGTGGTGCGAAAGAAGTGTGCAGCACAGAGCGCAGCAGTCTGGACCTGAGCATGACGGCGTCCCGGCTGGACAACAAGGAAGTGACAGTGAGCCAGCTGATTCAGTCGCTGAGGAACGAGACTCAGCGTGGTGATCAGCTGCAGGCAGAGCTGCAGGACTTTGCTTCTAG AATTAGAGAgctggagaagaggaagagcaaCAAAGATGAATCAATACAAACAACCCAGCCAGACCCCAAGGAGGACAAG GCAGCGTCAGAGGTGGAGAATCTCAAGTCTCAGATGATGACACTGTTCAAAGAGCTGCAGCAGGCGCAGACCAAACTAGATGAAGCAGAAGGCATGAAGAAGAACCTGCAGGACAA ATGCCGGGACGTTGAGCAGGACGTGACAACTCTGAGGGCTCAGCTGGTGGAGAAACAATCTGTTCAGTCAGAGAATGACCGGCTGAAGCTGCAGCTGGACAGCATGCAGGCCCAGAGCCAGCTGGAGCAGAAGaaggcaggagaggagag AAACAACCTTGCCCAGCTGAAGGATGCTTACACCAAGCTGTTTGAAGACTACAATGAGatcaaagaggagaggaagaagagagag TCCCAGCTGGTGAATAAGGGGGTGGTGGACGACCTGCAGGCCCGGCTGACTGCCGCTGAAGAAGCCCTAGCTGCAAAACAGAACAAGATTGATGACATGAAGCAGGAGATCTTTCAGAAAGAGAAGGAGCTGGAAACCATATCTGTGTTCCAGGCTCAG GCAGAGGTGTACTCCTCAGACTTCTATGCCGAACGGGCAGCGAGGGAGAAACTCCATGAAGAGAGGGAACGTCTGGCTGCTCAGCTGGAGTATGTCAAGAAGCAAAATGCCCAGATGCAGGATGAAATGGAGTCACTGGGCAG GCAGTCATTGAACGAGATGAAGATGAGACATGTCTCACTTGGAGGAAATCCACACGGAGCTGGTGCATCTCTGGTTGGAAGAG GTACTGACTGGCAGCATCAGGGCAACATTCCTGAACATGCCTGTCCCAAGTGCAACGAGATCCTGCCAGACCTGGACTCTTTGCAGATTCACATCATGGACTGCATTAACTAG
- the ccdc3a gene encoding coiled-coil domain-containing protein 3a — translation MFSTTLLLTALCVFTHWGTFTHGCQLPSEWRPLSEGCRAELAEIIVYARVLAIHREPLSGGAGSLYNSLSGFGYGYEGAEEGLLYSAEVELLCDQAWGSMLEVPTGSRLNLTGLGYLSCQSYTVMENYSYFFFLRMDENYNILPHGINFQDAIFPDTAEHRSMFSNLFQYSNCTQGSQPFHTFSPEWEPQEDSRLLCSSVQAALFEEEEQRRKMQERLATVERRNRQLKERVRKVKRSLRNSRKAARKAEEELRELQVKLKAVERREGHHLNAITQEEPSPGRYASTAKRQRLQL, via the exons ATGTTTTCCACGACTCTCCTTCTCACAGCGTTGTGCGTTTTTACGCACTGGGGCACTTTTACGCACGGGTGCCAGCTCCCCTCCGAGTGGCGGCCGCTGAGCGAGGGTTGCCGAGCGGAGCTGGCGGAGATTATTGTGTACGCTCGGGTTCTGGCGATACACCGGGAGCCTCTGAGTGGAGGGGCGGGAAGCCTGTACAACTCGCTGTCCGGGTTTGGGTATGGATACGAGGGCGCAGAAGAAGGGCTGCTGTACTCGGCCGAGGTGGAGCTGCTGTGCGACCAGGCTTGGGGCAGCATGCTGGAGGTTCCAACCGGATCAAGACTCAACCTGACAGGTCTTGGGTACCTGTCCTGCCAGTCTTACACGGTGATGGAGAACTACTCctacttcttcttcctcag GATGGACGAGAACTACAACATCCTCCCACACGGCATCAACTTCCAGGACGCCATCTTCCCTGACACGGCCGAGCACAGGAGCATGTTCTCCAACCTCTTCCAGTACTCCAACTGCACCCAAGGGAGCCAGCCGTTCCACACCTTCAGCCCCGAGTGGGAACCTCAGGAGGACAGCAGG CTGCTGTGTTCCTCGGTGCAGGCGGCgctgtttgaggaggaggagcaacgGCGCAAGATGCAGGAGCGCCTGGCCACCGTGGAGCGGAGGAACCGTCAGCTGAAGGAGCGCGTTCGCAAGGTGAAGCGCTCCCTGAGGAACAGCCGCAAGGCCGCGCGCAAGGCCGAGGAGGAGCTGCGGGAGCTGCAGGTGAAGCTGAAGGCTGTCGAGAGGAGAGAGGGGCATCATCTCAACGCCATCACCCAGGAGGAGCCTTCCCCAGGGCGTTACGCAAGCACAGCAAAACGCCAGCGACTGCAACTTTAA